The genomic region TTTGTTCCGGACGGCGTGTGTCGCCAGAGTTTTTGTTCTGGAGTCTTTTCTGTTTGGCTTTGACCTCCagtcatttttttgttatttgcaaATAAACTGTCTTCTCTGTGCGTTCTaatctgcacttgggtccttcTATCCACACGTTATAACAaatccacagaggaaaagaaacaactCCAAAGAAACATTCTGAGAACGGTGGAAAAAGTAGGCAACGATTATTCAGTTATGTTATAGTGTATCTGTGGCACTGAAAACATCTTATAACAAGTCAGCATGTATCAGTATAAAATCCATTATCATTTGTATCCACATGGAGTGAGATTAGTTGAAAGTAGGAGGGGTTTAACAGCATGacccttaaccctctggggtctgagggagtttttggggcctggacaaattttgacatgtcctgacatttgtgcttttttcagtgtcttttaaacatattaatgtctaaagtctgataacactgtaatcagcacaaaattggctacaataatatgtgagcagcaagtttatacattattgtgttcttgagaaaaaagtgtttatgcatggttagtgcaaaactacaattttttactcactgaaataagaccataaaacacaaacaggacattggttcacaagactttggagacctgcatgttgtaggctaaagtgtttacttcagagtgctgtgaatgtcatcttgttcacacattcacagtaaacaatacactgatttaaattttctaagacactttttgtccagaaaggccatatgcaagagggtgtgtctgaggatgaatagtcatgtgatttacctgagaagacaaaagacgcactgaacgaccagacaaagacgcgcataatgagcctttcagtcaatgtagatgggacggattagtgcagcacaatacaaaacaatgaggagccaaacgatcctcatttgagttaaaatcagtgtttttactctgaggacaagctaaactatttgtctctgtgtggaatacaagaagcgcttcttcacgtccgtgacgcgccatcatccaaatgcgcagaaaaagtgagtaaattctatgataaagtttaatattttatgtcatttctcgggggtgtgcacatatttacctggttcacctgagattatttacatgtgaacagtggacagtgtacaaggcgggacctCATTACCTGTAattgaggtgagacaggaaaaaacggacttctccttacgttcatacggattaaataaaaagtgatgatttgtttttgacttgaattgtttcactcaaaagaaaacatttcaagctttctagccatataattcttatttttatgaggcaagtattcgctgagattctggttgttttatttacacgtctgtgaagagaaatggcagagacagcccgagagcgcaccctgtcggctttttgtatttaaaagcacaacattttgttgttattatgatggtataccactaaaactagaccctttacagatttgaatgatatacttcttttatctgtacgatcagaattgacggagtaatttaagtttgtttcggcgttatcagaaaaagatgcgtcaaaacgcgccggtgcgtgcatcgaccccagagggttaatttcCAGGTCAAATCAAACACCGCGTTCTGCTCTCACTTTCACTGCGGTCAGAGGAATCAGATGGGCAAAAGTAACCACGAGGAGCTTTGAATTTTGCAAGAGTGCTGCTCGCTCAGATCATCTGTTATGCTCATGATTATGTTCTCCCTCGTACTCAAATCTGACTCTGCTCGCTCAATTCTGTGCCTGCTGGTTCTCAAATGGTGACCTGCAAACTGAACAGCTCTCGAAATTGGGTTTGTGCTCTCAAAACATTTGGCTTGAAATTATTTCCACAGCAGAGCCTTAAGCTACTAggttcctctcctgtggaaccagctcacAGTCTCGGTTCAGGACGCAgactctctatacttttaaggttagGCTTACAACTTTCCTTTTTAACAAAGCTtgtagttagggctggctcaggtgtcCCTGAACAATCCTTtatagttatgctgctataggcctagactgtctaAGGAGCCCCctatcggtgcactgagctcctctctccctccttctgtGCTCCTCTTTCTATCCTTCCCTAGATTTGGTTATACTGTACTGGAAAGTGCAAGGGATATCGACTTAATAAAATCTATCTCCTCAATCAATGTCTTACAAAATCTTGTCTGGTTTATTGGTCTAAAGTCctaatgtattttataaatgtttttttccccaacctTCTTTACAGGAGCTTgcatttcaaaatgcaaaatttcatttgaaaaattcACCTTACCAAACACCCAATTATTTGCTTAAATACCAAACATCCCTAAAGTACCTGATATGAACACTGCTGACTTCTTTATTTAGACCCATCAAATATAAATCTAATATAAGAACTGACTGTATATTCTTCTTTGCATGCATTTGTTCATGCATACAGTCTTAGAGATGCTATCCCACTCAAACATGTTCAGTGCTCAGCAATTATGCCTGGTCTAAATCTTGGGATCCACTACTCAGTTGCTGTACACTTTCAAATTTTCCTTTCCTGTTATCATCAAAATGTAGAAGTATCACATGTAAAAATACTCTTTATGGAGGaaaattgtttcttttgttttgtatataCAGGATCTTATCTTGACTAAATAAATGAAGTGCACTTACATAGAAGGGTAAACACCAAAATTGCTGGGGTGGGTGACAGAGGGGGAAGCTGTCTGGTCCATAAATGTAGGTGTTCCTCCACTGGGTTCAGGGTTTGGGGTAGTAAATCTAGGAGAAAAATGCCACACATTACTACAAGCTTCCACAGTGAGTCATCTATGAAAGCTCTACTGACTGACCacattttataatgaaatgttacatttcattACAGGAAAATACTAATTTCTGAATGGCTGCTGGGTTTCcatcaaaaatatatattgcatattataaatatataatgtatatagaGAGTTCTTAAACACCTAAATTAAATGGCAGGTCACCATATCAACAATACTTCCATTATGCTTTATTCTATATTAGCAGTGAAATCTtacatgtgaaaaaaaaacaaaaactgacaaattgtcaaagaaacagtaaaatttaaaaaggtaCAACAAACCCAAATACACAAAAAGCAACTAAACTGTGTTAACAAGGGTCAGTGAGTGAACAGCAATTAATCTTGGACAATCATAGGTGGACTTGGAGCATACCGTTTTGACATCATCTGAGTCTGAATGCTTCTCTATTTTACTGAAGATGGAGATATGCTGCATGGATTCATACACTAAATGCAAAGCTTGAGGTAGTTGCTATTTGGTCAGTACTGTTAGATCCACGGGTGTGGGAGGTTAATTAGAGTGTTGCAGTTTTagaaaagatgaaataaaagaacTTACTCTGGCACAACTTGTTTGATCTGTGGCTTTACATAACCATCCACTGCTTTGGCTGCAAGGGAAAcagaaatactttaaaacatcatttattGATTTTGATCCAAATTGTTAGGCCTATAATGCCACCTAATACATTGCTGAGTTCTATAAAAATAAGTCACTCTCTAGAAAGTATTCTTTTCCACTTAGGAAAAAGAGTGATGGATTGATGTAACGAAAAGTAGCCTTGGTACATACAGAGTGGAGGGGTGTAGTACTTGGCAAAAACCTCATCTTTGGGCCGGTCAGGATAGAGAAACAGAAGGTGGTTAAGGTCGCTGATCCTATCAGCCAGGGAGCGAATGGAGAAGTCTTTGGTTGTATAGGGCAATAGGTTCCAGACCAACCTCTCACCTAGCCAAAGACAGGAACAACTAAGGACTAGAATCACTGGGACAGACTGGGACATTCCTCTTTACTGCTTCGTTTAGCTGTATGTTATCCTCATGATGTTGCATTTGATTTTCCCAAAATCATTCTCTCTATAAAAAGCACAGCAGTTCAGTACCTGGTTTGTTAGGATTTTCAGCCACCCAGGCAATGGTGATACCTCCAATCTCAGAGTCACTGAATCGTAGCAGGAAGGTGCCATTGGGTTTGGACATAAGCATATCCTGTGCCTGTTGTTTGTTTACAAAGCCCAGAATGGCCCTGCAAACAGTACACAGATAATACACAATTTAATGCACTGCTACTAATGCCCTTTCCCTATCATAGCAGCTGAgaatacaaataaatgtgtttttttacatttgaattaatttttctaaattgataaaaaaaaaaaaaaagttcctgtACAATAAATGCATTAAATCAGAAAATTATCCTTCAGAATTCAAAATTGTTCTGAAATTAAAGCTGGTGGTCATGTCATGTCAACAATGACAGTGTACTGACTTTATGGCTTGCTCAGATTTCACCAAGCCATGCACACCTCACTTTGGAAGGGCTGTGGAATTGAAGACGTGCAGCACCAGCACAAtttggacacaccttctcaCCTTCTTactatattttctttgtttatattGGCTCAGCAgttttcatattatattatattcagcTATCCCTCAactctgaccagtctcccagtcctTGCTGctaaaaacacccccacaggATGATGCTGCCACctccatgcttcactgttgggatggtattgggcagctgatgagaggtccCTGGTTTCCTCTAGACAagaattgaggccaaacagttcaatcttggtttcaCGAGACCAAAGAATCTTGTTCTtcacacaggatctctggatCTTCCCCAGCTCGGgcctatcaacaatcctgtgtctgagctctgcaggcagttcctttgacctcatggcttggtttttgctctgatatgcattgccagctgtgaggaCATCCATAGAGAAgcgtgtgcctttccaaatcatctccagtcaatttaatttaccataggtggactccaatcaaggtgtagaaacatctcagaaaTGGGAGGTGTCTGAATAAATTTTCACGTGTTGttacaaagggtctgaatacttatgtaaatgtgatatttcagtttttgcttttcaaTAAATCTACAAACATTccaaaaattcagttttcactttgtcataatgtggcactgagtgtagattaattaccgtattttccggactataagtaaaactttttttaaacctctGGCTTGTGctgcgacttatatgtgtatactTATAGTCATTTTATCAAGTAGTCCCTATTGTCAGATGATGCTCTTTTAATATTGTATCACCGAAAAAGTAAAATCGCTTTTGTTCACACAAAAttacaactcctagtgtaacacaagtgaaaatgctgcccagaagaaagagctatactgcagacctcaaagtgcaggtaagtcggcagctgaaacaaagtttgtaGTAAGTGTTGGCATTCAGAAAACATGAGCGAGGAGGAGGACTTTCTGAATCATGTCCCTCCACCCCAATGCTGGTGGAactgtttaacattacttgacacggatgaatgaattttgtaatgcacttctgtttgttgttatgcctagcctatgttcttcataggtTAATCTAAACTGTAATTAGTATAATcagaaatgcgacttatacaccaaggcaacttatatgtttttttctgttcaacaacgctgtttttgctaaaagcaacttatacACTGTTGCAACTTAAATACAGTAGATTTTTCCACAGAATGAAATTTGTGCAGTTTGCTCTCCAGTGTTTACAGCGTAGTGACGTTCCCAGGGTCAGCATGGAGAGTAAGACATATTCtcatgtacagtggtgtgaaaaagtgttggcccccttaCTGATTTCTTATTatttgtttgtcacactttaatgtttcagatcatcaaacaaatttaaatattagtcaaagatagtaaacacatcatgcagtttttaaattaaggtttttattattaaaggaaaacaaaatccaaaactacatggccctgtgtgaaaaagtgtttgccccctaaacctaataactggttggggAACCCTTAGCAGCAataactgcaatcaagtgtttgtgataacttgcagtgagtctgttacagcgctgaattgttgtaattcagccacactggaaggttttcaagcatgaaccaccttttaaggtcatgccacagcatctcaatcggattcaggtcaggcCTTTGACTAGGCCgctccaaagtcttcattttgtttttcttcagccattcagaggtggacttgctggtatgttttggatcattgtcctgctacagaacccaagttcgcttcagcttgagatcacgaacagatggccggacattctccttcaggattttttggtagacagcagaattcatggttccattaatcacagcaagtcttccaggtcctgaagcagcaaaacagcccaagaccatcacactaccaccaccacctgtTATTTTACTGTcggtatgatgttctttttgtgaaatgcggtgttacttttacggcagacataatgggacacacacattccaaaaagtttttggacttttgtctcgtcagtccacacagtattttcccaaaagtcttggggatcatcaagatgttttctggcaaaactgagacgaacCTTTATGTTctgtttgctcagcagcggttttcatcttggaactctgctatgcagaccatttttacccagtctctttcttatggtggagtcatgaacagtgaccttaactgaggctAGTGAGGCCtacagttctttggatgttgttgtggggtcttttgtgacctcttggatgagttgtCTCTGCACTCatggggtaattttggtcagccggccactcctgggaaggttctccactgttccatgttttcaccatttgtagataatggctcttACTGTGTTCATTGtagtcccaaagctttagaaatggcgTTATAAcattttccagactgatagtGCTCAATTTCttactttctttgtttttgaagGTCTTTAGATCTCGGCATGtcgtctagcttttgaggatcttttgctcttcttcactttgtcaggcaggtcctatttaagtgatttcttgattgtgaacaggtgtggcagtaatcaggcctgggtgtggctagaggaattgaactcaggtgtgataaacaacagttaagttatgttttaacatggggggcaaacactttttcacacagggccatgtagttttggattttgttttcccttaataataaaaaccttcatttaaaaactgcatgatgtgtttacttgtgttatccttaactaatatttaaatttgtttgatgatctgaaacaaagtgtgacaaacatgcaaaaaaataagaaatgaggccaacactttttcacaccactgtacataaATATTATCTTCAATATTGTTTTAACACACTATTCCTATTAAACTATTTAAGTTACTCTTTAACAGTACAGAAGACCAAGGGCAAATTCTCAACTTTGAGaaactcattttctgttttcccatGCCACATTTTTATCATACCTAATCAATTGCTATTTTAGGCAACATAATATCCAtttcttgcaaaaaaaaaaaaaagaaaagaaaaaagaaaatcaccagGAGTCATACCCATCATTCCAGTGAGGCTTAAGATGTTTCTTCATGAGCTCCACAACTCCATCAAACCACTGCCAGAAGGTAAAGTTGCGTCCAGGTAAGCTCTCCTGTACCAATGAAATATATTCCATTAGTACACTTACGCACACAAGAAACAAGGTGATTCTGagaaaaacagtgtgtttaaaaacactgtagCAATCCGGTTACTGCTAAATCCACATTAACATACAGGAGAGCAGTAGTAACATTTCATTCAGCTATAGAGGTGTGCAAACAAGCTGAACTCACTCGGTTGAACTGGGCCCAGGACATCGTCATGTTATGGTAGTCCTCAGGGTTGCTGCTGCTACTTGTGAATGCCTTCTGCGCCAAGAAGACAAGGTTATCCTCTGACAGGCCACGTCCACTGTGCATCTCTGCCTTGTACTTCATATCAAGGGCCTCGCATAGCTGGGGCCAAAGCACCTTATCTGGCACAACAAATGGCACCCTGCCctgagaagaaaaggaaaagggtggaaaacaagcagggctgtgaAGGGGTTCAGACCCTGATTCTCTGTTCAGCTCTCACCTGTGCAGAATTTATCACTGTTGTTTTGTATGGGAAAATTACAATTTTCGGGTATTTTCTAAGATTTGAAAATGACTGATTTTAATAGTCCTACACTTTCTGGACCTTCTGACGCGTAATTTGTCCACTGCCTATAAGGACGTGCATCTTTTTTAGAAAGTTCACAAATATAtacttgaattttaaaatagacttcatttttttctaaaacaggTGACCACCATAGTTTTTCTCTCACGTCAatcaaacaggagaaaacagctCATTTGTTGGGTTCTATTTTCAACAGCGGAAaaatagatgtgtgtgtgtgtgttagccaAAATAAACTATAGTATGTGTTCCAGGTTATGCATAAACATGTTACCCAGTGCAACAATGTGTCTTATTGAAGTGTTTTAATAGAATTTATATAACAGTAGAGTTCTGTGGCATGGAGAACCAAATAATTCAGTTTGAATTCACACAGAAAATTTTTTTTAGTAGGAGTCATCTATTGTTCTTCTGCACCTGCACATGGGACTAACAATATTTAGCTTTTAACAGTACATGTAATAtgtgacaaactgaaaactgtGAGGTTGCAGGGAGGTAATAGTTGATGTACTATAAAAACATTGTTGAAAAACAGTTCAAGAGCAGCCAACTTACAGGCTCAGCAAAGGCATTGTCCCACAAGACTGTTGCTGTGGCGTTGTTGTCCTGACTGCCGTGGACAATCACTACCACAGGCAGGGATAAGGTCTGCAGGTTACAGACACAAAAAGATGGACAGTAATAGATTAAAGACGAAGAGTCTTCTGAGCTCTTTCAAATACTAGAAAACATTAACTCTTATTAAACTATAGTTGGTATTCAAGACCTTCCAAAAAGTGAAAGATTTAATCAGGAGCTAATTAGGTGTTATCcacaagtgacaaaaaaaaaaacaaaacagaagattcAAATGTCTCATCTGATTACTTTGACATGGAAGACTAGTTCATTGCCAGCAACACTGAACTGTGATTCAAACAGAACTGTGAACTTCTCTTCTGTCACGGACTCTGCACCTCGACGGTCAGAACGCTTGATCCGTTTCAGTGActgtaaacacatacacagcaaaGACATGAAAAGACAACAAATAAGACATGCTTTCATTACTATAAACAGACCCGGTGTAGTGCTTcatgaaacaacacagcaactACATTTTAATCTTTGGGGAGAGAACCTGTCAATGAGTTTTTGGATATATACACTTTTTAATAGCAGTAATTCATTTTTGACATCTATCTTTCACTGTccttttttgttaattttaaaGCAAATATTCCACTTGCACTCTCCATACTACTTCCAATTATTTCTTCTAACAGTGAGTAGGCATTCACATTGCAAGAAAATGGCAACATCAAAATGCATACATACAGACACCACTAAATCTACCTCTTTTCAATTAAGGGAGAGGGGCTCTGCTGGAAAGTGCCACCAATTTAATAAGAACTcggaagacaaaaacaaataaataaatactaaacagTTTTATGGTAAGTAAAAATCACACCATTTAAATTGTCACTGTGAGAGCCCAAATAGTAGTAATTCTGAGCCAGTGACATTGGGAATTTCTGGCAGAGACTATACTGTATCTTTCATTTGATGACAAGAACTTAAGACATGTCAACAAATAGTTAGCGTAATGGCTGAAAATGCACTGCTGCTGGCAGTTACATTATTTGCAGATCGCAGTtacctcaaaataaaatccaatattaacattattaacattTCTGGAGTTTTCTAACAAGCAATTACAAAACTGGCATATGTGTTTCAAGGTCACACTTTGTATTTCCTggtcatttaaaaatgcattagtCTTCTTAATTATCAACAGTATATTAGCATATGCACAATGTATTATGTAATGCAATATATTATGCAAGTGAAACACAACTTGTCTAATCAAACTTGCATGCAACTGGTTGTAGTTTGGTTTAAGAGGGTGGCAAAAGGGTCTCCCCAGGTTTCATTTAGATAAACACccaagacaaaataaaacataatattagtaataaattgtggaaacaaaccaaaagggatgcaataaaaataaaaacaattagcaACCaatcataaaacagaaaaaatttaCAAAGTACTTGCATTGCATCCTTAGATTCCTTAAAAAGATTACCAGTAAAACTTACCATGTTTCTGAAGTGTGCACTGAGGGTGCCAGTGGTCTGGTGATACTCCATCACACAGTTATTGTTGAGGATTTCTCCACTGCTTTCACTACAAAGCCATTAGAAGGGATTTTACACATTCTCAGTGACTAACTATGGATCTCTTCAAAAACAGACtacataattatttttcttttcctgcattttctggactataggtcacactttattttttttactcctctggcaTATCCTGCAACATATGTGGTGAAGCAACTTACATatgtatatccatccatccattatctatacccactagCCAAGGTCacgtggatctgctggagcctatcccagctcacttttgggtgaaaggtaggggtacaccctggacaggtcaccagtccatcacagggccacatagaggcaaacaacctcacacactcccattcactcctatgggcaattttagagtcaccaatcaacctcatatgcatgtttttggactgtgggaggaaaccggagtacctggagaaaacccacacaagcacagggagaacatgcaaactccacacagaaaggcccctgacggGTCGCGAACCCGCAACCTTCTAGGATAGGATAGGATAGTTACTTTATTTATCCCGATGGGatgctcgagggttcatgggagtttgcccaaccagttcacatgtgctttgtggacttggagaaggcatttgaccggGTCCCTCGCAACAGGAGTATGGGACTgggggccctttgctaagggctatctggtctctgtacaaacggaggAGAAGCTTGGCTTGCATTgctggcagtaagtcagacctgttcccagtgcatgttggactctggcagggctgcgCTTTGTCACCaattctgttcattatttttatggacagagtttctaggtgcagccaggggccggagggagtccagttcagggaccacaggatctcatctctgctttttgcagatgatgtcctgttggctccatcgagccaggtCCTCCAGCGTGCGTTGGGGCAATTTGCAACGAAGTGTGAAGTGGgtgggatgagaatcagcacctccaagtccgaggccatggttctcaatcggaaaaaggtggcttgccatctccaggccaggggagagatcctgcctcagatGGAGGAGTgtaagtatcttgggatcttgtgACCGAAAGTacaaggtctcggatacaagcggctgaaatgagcttcctttgcagggtAGCCGGGTGcttccttagagatagggtgagaaGCTCGGACACCCAGGAAGAGttcagagtagagccgctgctcctccacatcgagaggagccagctgtggtggctcgggcatctgttccggatgccccctgggcgcctccctggggaggtgttctgggcatgtcccactaGGAGGAGacccggggaagacccaggacacgctggagggactatgtctctcagctggcctgggaacacctcggtgtccgcctggaagagctggaggaagcgTCCAGGGAagaggaagtctgggtatccctgcttaggctactgcccccgcgacccggccccggataagcagaagaagatagatggatggatggaaatttaCACCTTCCAGCAGTCTCCGTCTTCACACCGGTGTGTACAGTGCACGATATGTAGTTGCGAAACAGATCAGGACAGAGAATAATGTAATGTCAGCACTGTCCCCTCCGAGTGGAGTTACAGAGTCGCATGGCATGTGGGAGGAACGACCTTCTcaatcttcttgctgtgaggcaacggtgctttatgtatatttacagtaattttaatAGTAGTCAATCGAtatagatggcactcttgactcaattgaagataataatGTACTGCCGAAAAAGTGAAAAGGCTTATGTTTATgctaaactataactcctagtgtaacaaatgaaaatgacgCCCAAAATCAAAGTCTGCTTGGTTGAATGTGTTCCTCACCTGTGTGTGCTCTCATTCTTCAGCAGAGCTTTGGCCTGCTGCTCACTTACAATGACAGCCTTGACCTGTGGCGGGTTCATGTGGACGTTAAGTTTTCCACCCACCAGAAGGCGCACTGTGGCTGCAAACTTGGTCTGAGTCTTTAACACCTGGGGAGGCTGCTTTTCAATGATGAAGGTGCTAAAGAGAAGAGAGGCAACAATCGAGCGAGTCAGTCAACAATTTATCTCTTGACAAGATTACAGTTATCTATAAGCAGTAACATCCCTGCATGGACATTATCTTATTGCTTAGATACAGTGAATTAGGGTAAGAGACTCTAGGACAGCCATCACAATtagtgagaaaacaaaaggcCAGTCACAGAAAACATGCCTCCAACCATGAACACAGACAATTCTCACTCCAGTGATATGATGACATATACAAAAGACATAATTCTGTTGTCACCATATAAATCATTCCCCTTTTCTTCTCCACAGTGCCCACAAAAATATGAATCAGAACTGGCAAGTAGGCAAGACACTACGATCACATTTTTTACTCTATGTATAAATGTTGGCTCATAGTAGCAGCCCTGCAACATACATACTCCTTCAGCAACCACCCACAATATGCTTAACAACATGTAGACTCTAAATGCCCAAGATcccaagatttaaaaaaaatgggaaTCGGCACCTCATTTGGCAGTCTATAGTCATTGTCCGCAGTATGAAAAGGTGAAGTCTAATTCTCACCTGGTAACCAGGGCAGAGATtatgtcagtgatgtcactgtTAAGTTTGCTCAGCAGCTCTTCCATTGGGCCTGGCAGGGGAAGCTGCTGGGTTAGATGTTCACAGCGCCGGATCTGCTGCCTATTCTGCCAGATCAGGTCTGCCAGCTTCTCACACCTTGTGGACAAGGAGATGATGTGGAGATACAACCAAGGTGAGAACATAAAGAAAGAAGATTCACTACTGGaatattttgtgtgactttGAGAGGAGTGGATCCAGCTGTAAAGGCCAGTTTGCTGACACTGGTGGGATGTGACTGGCTTAGCTGAGGAGGATGGGACCAAGCAATAGGGAAGGAACATCTATAAAAAGGGATCTGGTGGcaccatttctctctcttctttgtcctagctggcttttgtttaGCAGACTTTGAAAATCATAATTGTTTCGCACTCAGGCTCTGTGGTGGGGGGTGGTTGTGGACATGTAAGTCAGGGTACccctacatttttttttgcactcATGTTAGTTAAAAG from Mastacembelus armatus chromosome 19, fMasArm1.2, whole genome shotgun sequence harbors:
- the LOC113135789 gene encoding signal transducer and activator of transcription 5B-like isoform X2, whose protein sequence is MSAMAMWIQAQQLQGEALHQMQALYGQHFPIEVRHYLAQWIENQPWDSVELDNPAEEAKAKRLLDNLVAELQRKAQLQSGEDGFLLKIKLGHYANQLKSTYDRCPLELVRCIKHILHSEQRLVQEATNASSGSEGQTMDSLSQRHQQINQAFEELRLATQETENELRKLQHSQEYFIIQYQENLRIQAQLSSLSSLPPAERTQRETTLQSKRTTVEAWLAREASTLQKYRLDLSAQHQKTLGLLRKQQTLILDEELIQWKRRQQLAGNGGPHEGGLDVLQSWCEKLADLIWQNRQQIRRCEHLTQQLPLPGPMEELLSKLNSDITDIISALVTSTFIIEKQPPQVLKTQTKFAATVRLLVGGKLNVHMNPPQVKAVIVSEQQAKALLKNESTHSESSGEILNNNCVMEYHQTTGTLSAHFRNMSLKRIKRSDRRGAESVTEEKFTVLFESQFSVAGNELVFHVKTLSLPVVVIVHGSQDNNATATVLWDNAFAEPGRVPFVVPDKVLWPQLCEALDMKYKAEMHSGRGLSEDNLVFLAQKAFTSSSSNPEDYHNMTMSWAQFNRESLPGRNFTFWQWFDGVVELMKKHLKPHWNDGAILGFVNKQQAQDMLMSKPNGTFLLRFSDSEIGGITIAWVAENPNKPGERLVWNLLPYTTKDFSIRSLADRISDLNHLLFLYPDRPKDEVFAKYYTPPLSKAVDGYVKPQIKQVVPEFTTPNPEPSGGTPTFMDQTASPSVTHPSNFGVYPSMNDTMLDADGDFDLEDTMDVARHVEELLRRPMANQWSSQQS